ATGCAGGCTGAAAAACTGAATGTACGGTCGCTTAGCGGCCATTTCGTTTTTCCTCCATTATCGATTTGAATTCATCGTAAACGTCTGCATCGTCGGGAACGGCGCCGGGGAATCCGCAGATTCGGGATGCAAACCGCGATGCCTGAAGAACGGTCTTTTTCCAGGGCAGGTTTCGAAGATAACCGGCCGCCAGAATCGAAGCAAAGCCGTCGCCGGCGCCGACCGTATCGATGACGCTGTCGATCGCCGTTGCCGGGACGTCCACCCGGCCGCCGTCGAAATACAGCCGGCTGCCGCGGCTGCCGCAAGTCAAAGCGATGGCCCGGATATCGAAGGTTTTCATCAGCCAGGACAGGAAGGCGTCCCCAGCGCCTTGTTTTTTATATTCCCGCTGAATCGCCGCCAATTCATCCTCGTTGAGCTTCAGGATGTCGGCTTGGCGCAGGGATTCGTCGATGGCGCGGGGATTGACGTGGGGGGGGCGCATATTGATGTCGCAGAAAGCAGTGACTTCCTTCCCTTTTTTTGTGAGCAAATTTTGGATCTGACGGCGGCCCGCCTCGGTGCGCTGCAACAGGCTGCCGAAATAGATCATTTCCACATCCTCGGTTGCAGCAATTGGACAGGCATCAAGGTCAAGGTGGTCCCATGCCGTATTTTCGCAAATATCGAAATGGGGCACGCCACTTTCATCGAGCTGTACGTTGACGGTTCCCGTGGGATGGATTGGGTCGACCTGGACATCGTCGAGGTCGAAGCCGGTCGACTGCAAATGATCGAGAATGCGCTCGCCATAGCGATCCAGCCCCACACAGGTAAAAAACCGCACCGGAAAGCCCAGTTTTTTAAGATGACAGGCAAAGTTGAACGGTGCACCGCCGATGCGTTGGTAATCCGGGAAAATGTCGATTAAAATTTCTCCAACAGCAAGGACCATAACTTCTCTCTTTCGCAGTTTATTTCCAATCATCGCGGGATCGGGGGGTTGAGAAGTCGCCCGACCGGTAATCAGCGACGGGCTAAATAAGGAGGTGATAACGAAAGTGGCCCGATTCTGATCCTACAGCGAAGATACCTGGAAAGGCGTACATTGAATGGCCAGACTGCCCTTTTTTATCCAGACACGCGCCATGGGAACCGTTTCCCCTTCCATGTTGACCACATTGGCCAGCTTCTCGACATGGGTAATGTCATTTCTGCCGAATTCCAGGTAAGGGCTCTTGTCGTTGTATGGGTCGGGTATCAAAATGATCTGGTCCGGATTCAAAGGATGCTTCCTCGGTGCGCCGGTATAGGCGACGTGGGTTTTTGAAAGCGACCGAACATCCTTGGGGGCCTTGTATTTCTCGATTTCGAGGGCAACGGCTTTTTGAAGCGACATGATCCCGGTCATGTTTTCCTCCAATTTTACATTCCCAACAGTGTTCATCCAGAAATAGGGAAATTTGGTCGAGATCGAGGCGCATGAAAAATTTTACCGGAGGCATATGGTTGATATTCCGAGGATAAAATTTTTCGCGCAACAAAGATATCGGGCAAATTGGTCATTTCTGGGTGGACACTAAAACCGGACCTCAAAGGTGTGCGACGCACCTTGATAATCCTCCCAGCTGACATTCACATTGTCCACTCTGGAAAGGGGGGAGCCGCTTTTACACCAGTCGATCAGGGCTTTCACGTCCTTTTTATCGCCTTCGACATCCGCCTCCACGGTGCCGTCGCGTTTGTTTCTGACCCAACCGGCCACCCCCAGGCGCAGGGCCGCCCGCTGGGTTTCCGCTCTGAAATAGACCCCCTGGACCTTTCCGGAAATAATCAAATGCGCTCTTGCATACTCTCCCATGGCCTTTCTCCCGCCCATCTATATTTTTTACCGGTTTTCAACACAACAGATCGAAACCAAACCGGTTGCGGCTTCGCAGATTTACCTGCAGCATGCTGATTTTTAACGTTACGTTTGGAAAACAGGGATGTCAACCCGGCCGAAAATCGGTTTACAAATAACGGATTTGTTCGGATACCGTCATAGATTGGGCTCGAATGCCCTGGATAAGAGCCGGTTCAACTCCGTTTCCGACATCAACTTCTTTTCCAGCACCAGGGTTTTCAAATTCTTGCCGCTGGCCAGTCCCTCCTTGACCAGCGCCGCCACCCGGTCGTAGCCGATGGCAGGATTGAGTATGGTCGCCAGGCCGGCACTGTTCTCGAAATTGGATCGGCAACGCTGCGCATCCGCCTGGATGCCGCGGATGCACTTTTTCTCCAGCATCCGGCTGGTCCGGATCAGGATGTTGAAGGCTTTTACCAGGTTGGTCCCGATGAGCGGCAGGTGGGTGTTGAGTTCAAGCTGACCCAGTCCGCAGGCCATGGCGATGGCCGCATCGCAGCCGACCACCTGAAGGCAGGCCATGTTGGCGGCCTCGCAGATGCTGGGGTTGATCTTGCCCGGCATGATCGACGAGCCCGGTTCCACTGCCGGCAATCGGATCTCCCCCAGGCCGGTATTGGGCCCCGAGGCCAACAGCCGCAGATCGTTGGTAATCTTCAGCAGATCCAGGGCCAACAGACGCAGGGCGGCCGAAACCTGCCCCATGTCCGTCATCGACTGGGTGATCTCGATGCCGTTTTCGGCAACCGTGAAGGAAAAACCGGTGGCATCGTTGAGGGCTTGAACGATGGTTTCCCGAAAGGCCGGCTTGGTATTGATTCCGGTGCCCACGGCATTTCCACCCACACCGATTTCCCTCAGATTATCGGCCGCCGAGGCCAACCGAACCCCTGCTTTTTGCAGGGCCCGGGCATAGGCGCCGAATTCCTGGCCCAGGGTGACGGGCACGGCATCCTGGAGATGGGTGCGTCCGCTTTTGGCGATATCGGCAAATTCTTCCGCTTTCTTTTCCAATGCGGCAACCAGATGTGCCAGCGCCCCTTGCAGTCCCTGGTGAAACTGCAGGCAGGCCAGCCGAATGGCCGAGGGAAAGACATTGTTGGTGGACTGCCCCTTGTTGACGTGATCATTGGGATGAACCGTGGTTCGGTCCCCGGGTTTTCCCCCCAGTTCAAAGGCCGCCAGATTCGCGATGACCTCGTTGACGTTCATCTGCGAAGAAGTGCCGGAGCCGGACTGAAAAATATCGATGGGAAACTGATCGTCGTATCTACCGGTCAGAATCTGCTCGCAGGCCCGGATAATCGCCCGGCGTCGGTCCTTGTCCAGCAGGCCGAGCCGCTCGTTGGCCATGGCGCAGGCGGCTTTCAACCGGACGATGGCGTAAACGATCTCCAGCGGCAAAATTTCCCCGGCGGCATCGAAATTGTCCAGAGAGCGGGCGGTATGGATACCGTACCAGGCCTCATCGGGGATCTCTTTTTGGCCCATGCTGTCTTTTTCGATGCGCATTGTTCGCCTCCTGGACAAGAATTTGGATGTCATTTAACAGGACAAAAAACGCCGCTTGGCAATCTCCAAACTACGGCAAGTCAGACAATAGTCAAGAACAATGGCGATGGTTTCGTCCCGCAAATGGCGCGGATCCGCCGCCAACCGTGTGAATCTTGCCTTGACTTTAGCGGATTCGTCGCAATGTTGTCACGATATTATTCATTTTTTAATCAAGGAGTTCACAATGGAAAAAGTTGAAAGCGGACTGTTCGTAAGCGTCGAATACACGGGAACGCTGGACAACGGCGAGGTGTTCGATTCCAGCAAAGGACGCAAGCCTTTAGAGGTCCAGATGGGCACCGGCAACCTGATTCCCGGGTTCGAATCGGCCCTTATGGGCATGGCGATCAACGAGACCAAGACGTTCACCCTTTCGCCGGAAGAAGCATACGGCCAGCGGGACGAAAGCCGGATGCACGAATTCCCCACGTCCGAAATTCCGCAAGGTGCGTCTCCCCAGGTGGGACAGACCCTGATGCTGAGCACACCCCAGGGGCAACAGATTCCTGCCCGGGTGGATAGCATCGACGACGAAAAAATCGTTTTCGACCTCAACCACCCATTGGCCGGCCAAGCCCTGACTTTCGATATCGAAGTTGTCGGCATCAGCGCAAGCGCCACCCAGCAACCGGCAAGCTGTGGATCGGACTGTGCCGGCTGCGGAGAGACCGGCTGCTGCTGAATATCCCATCGAACCAACGGTCCCCTGTTTTGGCAGGGGATCGCCATCTTAATTTACCATCCCCCACCCAAAAAGGATCCGCCGCTGGAACCAGAACCGAATCATCATAACCGCTGACAACTGTTGCCGGGTTACCGGCAACACCCCGACCACCGCGGGTTGCCGCATGGTCACACGCCTTGACACCATCTACCAAATAAGATAGCAGGAGTAGTTTATGATTTTTCAGCCGATGAGTCGATGGTACCGGATTGGCCCATGGGGTAATTCTGACGGCACAACGGCATGGTGACCGATACAAACGAGATGCAAACAATGTGGAGCTTCCATGGATAACGCGAAGGACCTGCTGAGCAAACGCAAAGAAAAAGCCGATGGTCTGAAGGCGGACGGAATCAATCTGTTCCCCAACGGATTTGTCATCGACCATACGATAGTAGAAATCGCAGAGCATATAAAAACCCTGCCGGAGGACCGCCAGGAAGATGCCACCTCTTTTACCGCAGCAGGACGGATGATGGCCATCAACCGCTTCGGCAAATCCGCTTTCATCCGCTTCAAGGATCGCACCGGCCTGATGCAGGCGTATATCCGCAAGGACAAAGTGGGCGATGCGCCCTATGCACTGTTCAAACGGCTGGATGTCGGCGATTTCGTAAAAATCTCCGGCAGCCTCTTTCGGACCAAAACCGGTGAGTGGACCCTGCTGGCCGAATCCGTCGATCTGGTGTGCAAATCCACCCGGCCGCTGCCCGAAAAATTTCACGGTCTCAAGGACCCGGAAAAACGCTACCGGCAGCGCTACATCGACTTGATCATGAATCCGGATGTTCAGGAGATTTTCATCAAACGCAGCCGGATCATCCAATCCATGCGCGCTTTTTTCCTTTCCCGGGATTTTCTCGAGGTGGAAACGCCCATGATGCAGCCCATCCCCGGCGGCGCCGAGGCGACGCCCTTTGTGACCCACCATAATGCACTGGACATGGACCTTTTTTTGCGCATTGCCCCGGAGCTTTACCTCAAGCGCCTGGTGGTGGGCGGATTGGAGCGGGTCTTCGAAATCAATCGCAACTTCAGAAACGAAGGCGTCTCCACCCGGCACAACCCCGAGTTTACCATGGTGGAATTCTACCAGGCCTACGCCACCTATGATGACCTGATGGACATGACCGAACAGATGTTCGCCCACATCGCCCAGGAAGTGAATGGCAGTACCTGCATCACCTATCAGGGCGACCGGATCGAACTGGGGGGGAAATGGCAGCGCATATCCCTGTTTGACGCACTCGACCGCATCGGCGGCGTCGACCCGTCCCTGCTGACCGACAAGGATCGCCTGCTTGAATTTGCCGCGACAAAGGGTATCACCGTCACCAAAACCGGCCGTCTGGGAAAAATCATCACCAAGCTGTTCGATATTCTGGTGGAACCCAAATTGATTCAGCCGACCTTCATCACCGGGTACCCTGCCGAAGTTTCGCCGCTTTCCAGAAGAAGCGACACCCATCCGGATCTGACTGAACGGTTCGAACTGTTCATCGCCGGTCGTGAAATCGCCAACGGATTTTCCGAACTCAATGATCCCGAAGACCAGCATAGAAGGTTTATGCAGCAGGTAGAGGACCGTGAGGCCGGGGACGAAGAAGCCCACTGCATGGATGACGATTACATCGAAGCCCTGGAATACGGCATGCCGCCAACCGCCGGCCAGGGCATCGGGATCGACCGTCTGGTTATGCTGCTGACGGACGCTCCGTCCATTCGCGAAGTCATCCTGTTCCCTCATATGAAGCCCAAGGGGGCGATTTCCAAGGCTGACGACCGATCCGCCCAATAAGGCCAGGCAAACGCCGGGAAAGCAAACAACCATCTTTGCCGCTATTGGAACCGCCATGTCGTTTGTGACATTCGTATCCGGGCGTTACTTAAGGACCCGCCAGAAACGGGCCTTCATTTCGCTGATCACCGCCCTGTCCGTTGCCGGGGTCACAGTCGGGGTGATGGCTTTGATCGTGGTCATCGCCGTCATGGCCGGATTCGAAGCCGACCTCAAATCTCGTATCATGGGCATTCGCCCGCATCTGGTGATCACCCAAAAAGAAGGCGCCCTGACCGATTACCATCGAATCGTCGAAAAGGTGGCCGACATCCAGGGGGTTGAAACCGCGTCGGCCTATATCGCTACCCAGGTGGTCCTTCGTACCGCCAACCGGGCGGCGGGAGCGCTGCTGAAGGGAATTGTTCCTACTTCGGGGAATACCGGGATTCCGGGGGTCGATACCGGCAGCCTGTTGCCGCCGTCATCCGCGGAAAAAGATCCCCAGGCAGACCTTCGCCCCGCTCCGGGCATTGTCCTCGGCAAGCAGCTGGCCGCCAGCCTGGGGGTGATCCGCGGTGACAGTATCCACATGATTACGCCGCGGGGCATGCTTTCGCCGGCCGGCCATATTCCCGCCATGATCAAATACAAGGTTGTCGATCTGTTCGAATCCGGCATGTACGAATTCGACGGGTCCCTGTCTTTCGTTACCCTGGAGCAGGCCCAGAAGATGCTCCGCATGCCCGCATCGGTCAGCGGCATCGAAATCCGGCTGGAAAATCTGGATCGGGCCGACAGGCTCCAGGAAGAGATCCAGCAGTTAGTGGGCAGCGACTACAACGTGGAGAACTGGAAACAGATCAACCGTAATCTGTTTTCGGCCCTCCGGTTGGAAAAAACCGTCATGTTCATCATCCTCGCGTTGATCGTTCTGGTAGCCGCCTTCAATATCGCCGGTTCGCTGGTCATGATGGTCATGGAAAAACGCAGGGACATCGCCATTTTGAAAACTATGGGAGCGACGGCCAAGTCCATCGGCCGGATTTTCGTCGTCAAAGGCGTCATGATCGGTCTTGCCGGAACGGCCCTGGGAACTTCGGCGGGATTGATCCTGTGCACCCTGCTGGAGCGGTATCAGTTCATCAAACTGCCCGCAGATGTCTACTACATCACCAGCCTGCCGGTCCATCTGAAGGCAATGGACGTCTTTACGATCGCGTTGTGCGCAATATTGATCTGTCTGGCCGCGACCTTGTATCCGGCTCGCCAGGCCGCTGCCATCGATCCTGTGGAGGCCATCCGCCATGGCTGATCGAAAAAATCGGATACAGGCGTCAACTTTCCCGGCTCCCGACGATGTTCAAGGACCGTTGATTCAGGCCGCGGGAATCGGCAAGGCTTACAATCACAGAAAGTCCCCCATCGTGGTGTTAGACCGATTGTCTTTTTCACTGGGTTCCGGGGAAACCATAGGAATCGTGGGGGCGTCGGGAATCGGCAAATCCACCCTGCTTCACATTCTGGGGACTCTGGACAGGCCGGATGCCGGGGAACTGTACTATTCGGGAACCGATGTGCTGCGGCTGGACGACACTCGACTGGCGCGTTTTCGCAATAAAACCATTGGGTTCGTATTTCAATTTCACCACCTGCTGCCCGAATTCAACGCCCTTGAAAACACCATGATGCCGGCTCTGGTCGGTGGGATGGATAAGAAAACCGCCCGGGAAAAAGCGGAATCGATGCTGGTTCGTGTCGGCCTTGAGGAAAGGTTGACCCATCGACCGAACGAACTTTCCGGAGGCGAGCAGCAACGGGTCGCTCTGGCCCGGGCGCTGGTTCAGCGGCCGGCCATTCTCCTGGCCGATGAACCCACGGGAAATCTGGATCGCCGCAACAGCGACTTGATCCACACCCTTTTGATGGAGCTGAACCAGGAAATGGGCATGGCGCTCGTTGTGGTTACCCACAATATGGAATTGGCGGCCCTCGTATCCCGCCGGGTTACCATCGTCAACGGCGCCCTGCAGGAGTTTCGTTGATATCATTGATGAAGAGATCGATAGGCTTTAAGGGGGTTCAATGCTGAGGCGATGTTTATTCGTGCTGTTCCTTTCCCTTTATTTTCTGTCCGGGCCTGCTGCCGCGGGCGAAACGGTCCATGTTCTGGTGCTGCCCTTTGAAATCAATGCCAGCCAGGATCTGTCCTACCTCAGGCATGACATCCCCAAAACCATTCAAGAGTTCCTGCAACCGGAAGGCGCGGTCTTTGTCGACATGGATCAACAAGCCACGGACACGGTTGCTGAAACCATCTCGGATATTCAGGCCGTTCGAAAAATGGGCCTTTCGGCCGGTGCCGACAGCGTCATCTGGGGAAGCATGACGCGCATCGGCAACAACATCAGCCTGGATATCAACATGGTGCAATCGGTAGGCAGCACCCCTGCGATATCGGTTTTCGAGGCCGGAACCGGCATGGAAAACATGCGGACGGTGGTTAAAAATGCGGCCGAAAAACTGGCCCGCCACCTTTTTCGGCAGGAACTCATCAGCCAGGTTGAAATCACCGGCAACAAACGTATCGAAGCCGATGCCATTCAGCGGGTGATCCGGGTGAAACCCGGCGATGTGCTGCGCGCCGGCGACATCTCCCGAGACATGAAAAATATTTACAAAATGGGATATTTCGAAGACATCCGGGTTGAATCCCAGGAAGCCGACGGCGGGAAAATCATTGTTTTTCATGTTGTTGAAAAGCCCACCATCCGGCGCATCTCGTTCAGCGGCAATAAAGTTTTCAAAGATGAAAAACTGAGAGAAAACCTGAGTATCAGTACGGGATCGATCCTTAACATTTTCACGATCAAATCCAATATCGAGCAACTCGAGTCGATGTATAAGGAAAAGAACTACCACAACGTTAAAATCACTTATACCGCACATGATCGGGACAACAATCAGGCGGACATCGAATTCACCATCGAGGAAGGCAAGAAGATAAAAATAAAGAAAATCGTCTTTCAAGGGAACAAGGCCTTTACCGACAAGGAACTCAAGAAGCTGATCAGCACCTCGGAAAAGGGGTTTTTCTCCTGGCTCACCTCCTCGGGGGAACTGAACCGGGAAGATTTGAGCCAGGATACCGCCCGACTGATGGGCTACTACAATATCAATGGGTTCATCCATGCCAAGGTGGCCGATCCCGTGGTCGAGTTTGAAGAACAGTGGATCTATATCACCTTCAAAATCGAGGAGGGCGAACGCTTCAAGGTCGGGACCATCGATATCGACGGCGATATCATTGTTACCAAAGACAAATTGATGCCCGCTCTCAATATTGCCAGGGAGCCTTTTTTCAACCGCGAAGCGGTCCGCAAGGACGTGCTGTGGCTGACCGATCTGCACGCCAATGCCGGCTTTGCCAACGCCGATGTTTCGCCAAGGACCCGAGAGGATCCGGTGAACCATCTGGTCGACATCACCTACTCGGTAAAAAAGGGCGCAAAGGTCTACTTCGAAACCATCGATATCTCCGGCAACGTTCGCACGCGTGACAAAGTCATCCGGCGGGAACTGCGCATTCACGAACGGGAAGTTTACAGCAGCAGCCGTCTTAAAAGAAGT
This window of the uncultured Desulfosarcina sp. genome carries:
- a CDS encoding carbohydrate kinase codes for the protein MVLAVGEILIDIFPDYQRIGGAPFNFACHLKKLGFPVRFFTCVGLDRYGERILDHLQSTGFDLDDVQVDPIHPTGTVNVQLDESGVPHFDICENTAWDHLDLDACPIAATEDVEMIYFGSLLQRTEAGRRQIQNLLTKKGKEVTAFCDINMRPPHVNPRAIDESLRQADILKLNEDELAAIQREYKKQGAGDAFLSWLMKTFDIRAIALTCGSRGSRLYFDGGRVDVPATAIDSVIDTVGAGDGFASILAAGYLRNLPWKKTVLQASRFASRICGFPGAVPDDADVYDEFKSIMEEKRNGR
- a CDS encoding inorganic pyrophosphatase Ppa, with protein sequence MTGIMSLQKAVALEIEKYKAPKDVRSLSKTHVAYTGAPRKHPLNPDQIILIPDPYNDKSPYLEFGRNDITHVEKLANVVNMEGETVPMARVWIKKGSLAIQCTPFQVSSL
- a CDS encoding acylphosphatase; translated protein: MGEYARAHLIISGKVQGVYFRAETQRAALRLGVAGWVRNKRDGTVEADVEGDKKDVKALIDWCKSGSPLSRVDNVNVSWEDYQGASHTFEVRF
- a CDS encoding aspartate ammonia-lyase; protein product: MRIEKDSMGQKEIPDEAWYGIHTARSLDNFDAAGEILPLEIVYAIVRLKAACAMANERLGLLDKDRRRAIIRACEQILTGRYDDQFPIDIFQSGSGTSSQMNVNEVIANLAAFELGGKPGDRTTVHPNDHVNKGQSTNNVFPSAIRLACLQFHQGLQGALAHLVAALEKKAEEFADIAKSGRTHLQDAVPVTLGQEFGAYARALQKAGVRLASAADNLREIGVGGNAVGTGINTKPAFRETIVQALNDATGFSFTVAENGIEITQSMTDMGQVSAALRLLALDLLKITNDLRLLASGPNTGLGEIRLPAVEPGSSIMPGKINPSICEAANMACLQVVGCDAAIAMACGLGQLELNTHLPLIGTNLVKAFNILIRTSRMLEKKCIRGIQADAQRCRSNFENSAGLATILNPAIGYDRVAALVKEGLASGKNLKTLVLEKKLMSETELNRLLSRAFEPNL
- a CDS encoding peptidylprolyl isomerase; this translates as MEKVESGLFVSVEYTGTLDNGEVFDSSKGRKPLEVQMGTGNLIPGFESALMGMAINETKTFTLSPEEAYGQRDESRMHEFPTSEIPQGASPQVGQTLMLSTPQGQQIPARVDSIDDEKIVFDLNHPLAGQALTFDIEVVGISASATQQPASCGSDCAGCGETGCC
- the lysS gene encoding lysine--tRNA ligase yields the protein MDNAKDLLSKRKEKADGLKADGINLFPNGFVIDHTIVEIAEHIKTLPEDRQEDATSFTAAGRMMAINRFGKSAFIRFKDRTGLMQAYIRKDKVGDAPYALFKRLDVGDFVKISGSLFRTKTGEWTLLAESVDLVCKSTRPLPEKFHGLKDPEKRYRQRYIDLIMNPDVQEIFIKRSRIIQSMRAFFLSRDFLEVETPMMQPIPGGAEATPFVTHHNALDMDLFLRIAPELYLKRLVVGGLERVFEINRNFRNEGVSTRHNPEFTMVEFYQAYATYDDLMDMTEQMFAHIAQEVNGSTCITYQGDRIELGGKWQRISLFDALDRIGGVDPSLLTDKDRLLEFAATKGITVTKTGRLGKIITKLFDILVEPKLIQPTFITGYPAEVSPLSRRSDTHPDLTERFELFIAGREIANGFSELNDPEDQHRRFMQQVEDREAGDEEAHCMDDDYIEALEYGMPPTAGQGIGIDRLVMLLTDAPSIREVILFPHMKPKGAISKADDRSAQ
- a CDS encoding lipoprotein-releasing ABC transporter permease subunit; translated protein: MSFVTFVSGRYLRTRQKRAFISLITALSVAGVTVGVMALIVVIAVMAGFEADLKSRIMGIRPHLVITQKEGALTDYHRIVEKVADIQGVETASAYIATQVVLRTANRAAGALLKGIVPTSGNTGIPGVDTGSLLPPSSAEKDPQADLRPAPGIVLGKQLAASLGVIRGDSIHMITPRGMLSPAGHIPAMIKYKVVDLFESGMYEFDGSLSFVTLEQAQKMLRMPASVSGIEIRLENLDRADRLQEEIQQLVGSDYNVENWKQINRNLFSALRLEKTVMFIILALIVLVAAFNIAGSLVMMVMEKRRDIAILKTMGATAKSIGRIFVVKGVMIGLAGTALGTSAGLILCTLLERYQFIKLPADVYYITSLPVHLKAMDVFTIALCAILICLAATLYPARQAAAIDPVEAIRHG
- a CDS encoding ABC transporter ATP-binding protein is translated as MADRKNRIQASTFPAPDDVQGPLIQAAGIGKAYNHRKSPIVVLDRLSFSLGSGETIGIVGASGIGKSTLLHILGTLDRPDAGELYYSGTDVLRLDDTRLARFRNKTIGFVFQFHHLLPEFNALENTMMPALVGGMDKKTAREKAESMLVRVGLEERLTHRPNELSGGEQQRVALARALVQRPAILLADEPTGNLDRRNSDLIHTLLMELNQEMGMALVVVTHNMELAALVSRRVTIVNGALQEFR
- the bamA gene encoding outer membrane protein assembly factor BamA; translation: MLFLSLYFLSGPAAAGETVHVLVLPFEINASQDLSYLRHDIPKTIQEFLQPEGAVFVDMDQQATDTVAETISDIQAVRKMGLSAGADSVIWGSMTRIGNNISLDINMVQSVGSTPAISVFEAGTGMENMRTVVKNAAEKLARHLFRQELISQVEITGNKRIEADAIQRVIRVKPGDVLRAGDISRDMKNIYKMGYFEDIRVESQEADGGKIIVFHVVEKPTIRRISFSGNKVFKDEKLRENLSISTGSILNIFTIKSNIEQLESMYKEKNYHNVKITYTAHDRDNNQADIEFTIEEGKKIKIKKIVFQGNKAFTDKELKKLISTSEKGFFSWLTSSGELNREDLSQDTARLMGYYNINGFIHAKVADPVVEFEEQWIYITFKIEEGERFKVGTIDIDGDIIVTKDKLMPALNIAREPFFNREAVRKDVLWLTDLHANAGFANADVSPRTREDPVNHLVDITYSVKKGAKVYFETIDISGNVRTRDKVIRRELRIHEREVYSSSRLKRSVRNLNRLDFFEDVKVDTVEGSAEDKMNVKVDVVEKATGTFTFGAGYSTVDDFFVTGSVSQRNLFGRGQIVKLSGQVGGSSDLYNLSFTEPWLFDIPLSGTANVYRTKREYDTYDRTSMGGGIGFSYPIWDYTRVSLSYRYDVTDISEVTDDASDNVKDLEGENATSSITTGLSYDSRDRAFNTTQGQDHSLRYTYAGLGGDHGFQKVVGELGWYIPVYKGLVTFFHAESGWVEQIPGYTLPDYEKFYLGGMNSVRGFEFQDIHINTINEDGEETEEGGETYVQFNFELSYPLFKDLGIVGVIFYDTGNVYGPDDTIDLGNLRQAAGYGIRWYSPIGPIRIEGGHILDPIEENGEDSGVNWEFSMGGAF